A single window of Colletes latitarsis isolate SP2378_abdomen chromosome 11, iyColLati1, whole genome shotgun sequence DNA harbors:
- the Tis11 gene encoding tis11 zinc finger protein: MSTAVMSTTMFECSEHLFKNAASAKAKEAASTSSNASGNGSSGNNGGHAPLRRSYTSLVTTLIEQHRKLDRSASEPTSRYKTELCRPFEESGTCKYGDKCQFAHGYSELRNLARHPKYKTELCRTFHTIGFCPYGPRCHFIHNFEEARIHNQKVSAQLGSTQPNIMGLNPLLSAAAAAAAAAAAVGGNSAGCNGSNVNQTVNSVALLEQIAASPQVAAAATPSLMRTNSLSLCSGTNTYNPPPLLRTNSLSLTTSQHHHHHSHHHHHHHQTGSTTVSSVIGATRPKPLNLSPTFSLGSTGDSISPSSSLSQSPTNSMASFFSDDCTSQQPSVTSLPNTAFSFGQDFGLLATRQSPSPRTNSVCSPLGSDELAPRTPSPLSPNAESRLPVFNRISSTLGDFENLKI, encoded by the coding sequence AATGCGGCTTCCGCGAAGGCGAAGGAAGCGGCGTCAACGTCGTCGAACGCGTCCGGTAACGGCTCGTCCGGCAACAATGGCGGCCACGCGCCTCTGCGGCGCAGCTACACGTCCCTGGTAACCACTCTGATCGAGCAGCACCGTAAGCTGGACCGCAGCGCGAGCGAGCCGACGTCCCGGTACAAGACCGAGCTCTGTCGGCCGTTCGAGGAGAGCGGCACGTGCAAATACGGCGACAAGTGTCAGTTCGCGCACGGTTACAGCGAACTGCGCAACCTTGCCCGTCACCCGAAATACAAGACCGAGCTGTGCCGCACCTTCCACACGATCGGTTTCTGCCCGTACGGTCCGCGTTGCCATTTCATTCACAACTTCGAGGAGGCGCGGATTCACAATCAGAAGGTGAGCGCCCAGCTGGGTTCCACGCAGCCGAACATCATGGGTTTGAATCCGTTGTTGAGCGCGGCGGCCGCGGCGGCAGCAGCGGCGGCGGCCGTCGGCGGCAACAGCGCCGGCTGCAACGGCTCCAACGTCAATCAAACCGTGAACAGCGTCGCGCTGCTCGAACAGATCGCCGCGTCGCCGCAAGTCGCGGCCGCCGCCAcgccgagcctgatgagaaccaaCTCGTTGAGTCTGTGCAGCGGCACGAACACCTACAACCCGCCGCCGTTGCTCAGAacgaattccttgagcttgaccACCAGCCAGCATCACCATCACCActcccaccaccaccaccatcaTCATCAGACTGGCTCGACGACGGTCAGTTCGGTGATCGGCGCCACCAGGCCGAAGCCGTTGAATCTGAGCCCGACGTTCTCCCTCGGCAGCACCGGGGACTCCATCTCGCCGTCGTCCAGCCTCAGTCAGTCGCCCACAAACTCCATGGCGAGCTTCTTCAGCGACGACTGCACCAGCCAGCAACCGTCCGTCACGAGTCTACCGAACACCGCGTTCAGCTTCGGTCAGGATTTCGGTCTGCTGGCGACGAGACAGAGCCCCAGCCCCCGGACGAACAGCGTCTGCAGCCCGTTGGGCTCCGATGAGCTGGCGCCGAGGACGCCCTCGCCGTTGTCGCCGAACGCCGAGTCCAGGCTGCCTGTCTTCAACAGGATCAGCAGCACCCTCGGCGATTTCGAGAACCTGAAGATCTAA